The following coding sequences are from one Dreissena polymorpha isolate Duluth1 chromosome 8, UMN_Dpol_1.0, whole genome shotgun sequence window:
- the LOC127842319 gene encoding E3 ubiquitin-protein ligase TRIM56-like yields MATKKEKITEDDTQCSVCRTIFRNPRILPCKHTFCHECLCGVVKRHEGKSAFPCPLCRASTNTNIRITIETSERLVNQIPVDREMQSHLERRPTCLACKTENKNETATVYCMGCHEHMCAVCGETHKKYKQMRNHQLRPSEEAPSSKVRDLLQGLSRCPNHENEKLEYICQDHNQTCCSKCAFTSHRTCDKVMLLSDVINDNKTYKASIHETTEMMDEALKHVSAMLLELEGEPLRVANSEKNIDKQLSEIQLLIEDAVKNLKSNVKEAFMKAKLDIIRSSEAELRTVTAKKADIQNKEELDGVLSHGDDVQKYLYMRNQPSSYAVDAALQIEFTQKRIVLYKTPQSSSLTYYPKNEKVSKREKSLLDHVLGEIKKLVEVKQEISTNGYPHFLGF; encoded by the coding sequence ATGGCAACTAAAAAAGAAAAGATAACTGAGGATGATACACAATGTTCAGTATGTCGGACAATCTTTCGGAATCCGAGAATATTGCCATGTAAGCACACGTTTTGCCACGAATGTTTGTGTGGGGTCGTGAAGCGACACGAAGGAAAGTCTGCGTTCCCTTGTCCTCTGTGCCGGGCTTCTACCAATACTAACATTCGTATAACTATTGAAACATCAGAAAGACTAGTAAATCAAATCCCAGTGGATCGTGAGATGCAATCTCATTTGGAAAGAAGGCCGACATGCCTCGCGTGCAAAACCGAGAATAAGAATGAGACTGCGACGGTATATTGTATGGGCTGTCACGAACACATGTGTGCGGTCTGTGGAGAAACTCACAAAAAGTACAAACAAATGAGGAATCATCAGTTACGGCCGTCAGAAGAGGCGCCTTCATCCAAAGTAAGGGATTTGTTACAGGGACTGAGTCGCTGTccaaatcatgaaaatgaaaaattgGAATATATTTGCCAAGATCATAACCAAACCTGCTGTAGTAAATGCGCGTTTACATCACATCGAACATGTGATAAAGTAATGCTTCTAAGTGACGTCATCAACGACAATAAAACCTACAAAGCTAGTATTCATGAAACAACAGAAATGATGGACGAAGCTTTAAAGCATGTTTCTGCTATGCTCCTCGAACTAGAAGGAGAGCCGTTACGTGTTGCCAATAGTGAGAAAAATATAGACAAACAGCTGTCCGAAATTCAATTACTTATAGAGGATGCAGTTAAAAATCTTAAAAGCAATGTAAAGGAGGCGTTTATGAAGGCAAAACTGGACATTATACGGTCGTCAGAGGCAGAATTAAGAACAGTGACTGCCAAGAAGGCCGATATCCAAAACAAGGAGGAGCTCGACGGGGTTCTTTCTCATGGTGACGATGTGCAGAAATATTTGTATATGCGCAATCAGCCAAGTAGTTATGCCGTTGACGCTGCCTTGCAAATTGAATTCACACAGAAGCGCATAGTTCTTTATAAAACACCACAATCCTCTTCACTCACATATTATccgaaaaatgaaaaagtttctAAGCGTGAAAAATCACTGTTAGATCATGTGCTTGGTGAAATAAAAAAACTTGTTGAAGTAAAACAAGAGATAAGTACGAACGGCTATCCACactttttaggtttttaa